AATATTTGACTGCTTCTTTAAGCCCAAAAAGATAAGTAGCTTCGTTTTCAGCCTTGAGAGCCTTCCAGAGAGAAGCTTTTCCAAGAGATCGAAGTGCATACATACGGACGTAGATATAAGGGTTACCAATAAGAACCTGTAAGTCTTTCAATGCCTGTGTTTTATCAGGTACATAAAAAAAGGCAGATCCAAGGGTTCTTGTTGCTACCCTTTGAACAAAGTTATCACCGTGAGTCGAAAGTCTGATAAGGTCGCTCCAGACTTTCGCTTTATCCGGAACTTCTGAATAACCTGACGAAAGAGCAAGTACAGCCTCTTTTCTTACCTCTCTGTCTTCAGCGGATGTAAGCCTCATAAGATCGTTCCATGTTTTTTGCTTATCATCTGAGTATGCAAATGCAACAGTAAAAAGCTCTGCAGCTTTCTTCCTGAGCAGGGAGTCCGGACTCTCAGCAAGCTTTACAAGGTCAGAAAAAACGGTAGATTTTTCCTCAACTACCGGAAAGACACGCGAAAGCATGCTTGCAGCACCCTTTCTAACACCTGTGTCCGTATCACCAGATATCTTTAGAAGTTCATTCCATATATCCTGTTCTTTGCCTGATTTTAGCGAATAAATAGTAAGAAAAGAATCGATCGCACCTCTTCTTATCTGCGGGTCCGGATCCGAACTGAGTCGAAGGAGTTCTTCTATAATTTTCTCTTTTTCTGGAAGACCTGCATATGATTTTGCAAGAGACTCTTCTGAATCTTTTCTTAAATATTTGTATCTGTCATCTGCAGGTTCCAGGAAACTAAAGGTGGATATTCGGCATCTTTTTTCTTTGACCTGCTTACATTCGATCCTATCCTCGCTTCTCATTTCTCTTTCCCTTATCATTCCTTTTTTCTCCTCTTTCCATCTCTCCTTCTCCCTCAATTTCTTCAAACTTACATATTCTTCAAATGAGTTTGAGTTATGTATAGAAAGTCGGAATGATTAATAACAGTACTCTTTTGAAATAGGGTATGGGGATACTGAGTATGCTATAGAGGGGAAGGGAAAACGGTCTTATTGCTACACGGCTCAGGAGGAGGTTATGATCAGGGACTTTGGGCTGGCAAAGTATTTTTCGGGGACGGGCATAAGTTCACTCAGTTTTACGATATGGCTATCCTCATTCATCCATTCCGGATGATGCTCGTACTGCACAAAGGTTGAACAAACATATAGTAATAAATGTTAACCAAAACTAATATAAGGTTATAATTGTATTCATAGTAAAACCAAGCAGCAAAGACATTTGCTTTTATAGGTGAAGAGATTTTGAGGCTCGTCAGGTCTATGGGGAAGAAATAGTTTACATGCTTAAATTCTGCTGGAAATGGTTTTTTTCTAATAGACTTGATAACTTCTAATTTGAACATGAAAAAGTTGAGAACATATAGTTGAGGGTATTTTATGAAGGGTGACAATTATAAAAATCCAATGGATAAAAATGAATTAGGGGAGCCACTTCCAAGCAGAAATCAAACAGTAGGGGAAACTCCTGAATTAACTACAGTAGCAGGAGCTCCAGTGGAAAACAATCAGGACAGCATGACAAGCGGTAGACGCGGACCTCTTATGCTACAGGATATCTGGTTTCTGGAAAAATTAGCACATTTTGACAGAGAAGTAATTCCAGAACGCAGAATGCATGCAAAAGGCTCAGGAGCATTTGGAACATTTACTGTAACTCATGATATTACCAATTACACTAAAGCAGCCATATTCTCTAAAGTAGGAAAGCAAACCAAAATGTTTGCACGTTTTTCTACTGTAGCGGGTGAGCGTGGAGCAGCTGATGCAGAGCGTGATATTCGTGGTTTTGCTTTGAAGTTTTACACTGAAGAGGGCAACTGGGACATGGTAGGGAATAACACGCCTGTATTCTTTTTCAGAGACCCTCTAAAGTTTCCTGATTTGAACCACGCTATTAAACGTGATCCGCGTACCAATATGCGTAGCCCGAATACTAACTGGGACTTCTGGACATCATTACCGGAAGCTCTGCTACAGATAACTATTATTATGGGTGATCGTGGAATACCTTCTTCTTACAGGCACA
This region of Methanosarcina flavescens genomic DNA includes:
- a CDS encoding HEAT repeat domain-containing protein, with product MIREREMRSEDRIECKQVKEKRCRISTFSFLEPADDRYKYLRKDSEESLAKSYAGLPEKEKIIEELLRLSSDPDPQIRRGAIDSFLTIYSLKSGKEQDIWNELLKISGDTDTGVRKGAASMLSRVFPVVEEKSTVFSDLVKLAESPDSLLRKKAAELFTVAFAYSDDKQKTWNDLMRLTSAEDREVRKEAVLALSSGYSEVPDKAKVWSDLIRLSTHGDNFVQRVATRTLGSAFFYVPDKTQALKDLQVLIGNPYIYVRMYALRSLGKASLWKALKAENEATYLFGLKEAVKYFKDSTEASTSTAIPGLYYPFYNALLQILFGRRSSRLESEQYISEVTHEIKYLEEDKRLLKIMEEFSDLLLSAGNLTAGDLPARKKLLEASIEAFDRASGILDIMEEDAILEQKNLRKECSITGKVITEQKLKEILSGIRYKARTACFKAKGKPTEKITCAVNERVKTWSFQDLEKDRKELDRQLESLLSTLRVQIPFIPENMSIFQKLDDISQEQCLLERYRHVSRLLSLIPGAKMYSRASGKRIQRIGYEKWVLYRSAASRLSDYKRQ